Within Mongoliitalea daihaiensis, the genomic segment ACACCATTGGATAATATATGGGTAGGCTTATTCCTTTTCAAGGTGTTTTTCATCTTATGGCTCATGACAATTGCTTCATCATATATATGATTCGCGAAGAAGCGATTAATTGACAGACTAAGCTTTTTACTAAAGGTTATGTTACCGCTACTGTCTTTATGTCCCATAACATCAGTTCCCATTAAAGTGACTAACAAGGGTATATTTCCTTTAGCCAATTGGGCAACAATGCAAGAGAAGCCGAAATGTGCATGAATCACATCCACAGGGTGTTTTTGCAAATATTTTTTTATTTTAAAAATATTTTTCATGTATCCTACATAACCTTTACCAAAAATAATGAAATGTTCTATTTCCACTCCTTGACGTGACAGACTCTCTGCCTGTAGCTGAATGATTGGATTCAACCCAGCTCTTACATTTCCACTTGAAACAAATAAAACTTTCATGCTTGTTGAATTTGGAGTTAGTGATGTTTATTTAATGAAATTCTCTACAGTAGTTACCATAAAAGCAGTTGTGTCAAGTTTTTCCCGGAGAATACGTTCTCGTTTTAAGGTATTTTCTTTTTTCAAATCGGTATTTTGTAACAATTCAACTGCTTTTTTTATAGCCTTCTTTTGATCATTTTCACTTTCCGTGAAATTGAACACCATTTGATATTTACTTTCTAATTCATCTGTATAACCCCGTCCATCATTATCTAAAAAAATAGCACTTGTTCCTAATACAGCGGCTTCCGACGCCATGGTAGCGCTTTCACCAAACAATAAGGTACTGAAATAAAGTGCGTCATGCATTTTATTTTTTGGTATCGAAATTTGGTATTTTTGTAAGCTATCAGGGAGTTGTTTTTCTGAGGATATGAAAACCCTGGCATATTTAGCCATTGATTCTATTGCATGAACTTTGTTATCTAAAGACATTCCTGTATGACCAAAATCGTGTGCAGCCGCCCAAGACACGAAGCGGACAATCACATAAGGCTCATTTTTCTTAACACCCAAAATATCTAAAATATCTTCTTGTGGATGAAAATAATTGGGGTGTAGATAAGATAGTTCCATAAAACTATTAAAACGTATTTGTTTTTCTCCCAAATCATTTCTGTAACAGCTAGGAGTAAAAATGTGCGTAGCATATGGGACTGTTAGCTGATGGTGTAGTTTCGCATGTTCTGTATCACTGAAAACCAAGGATGGTTTGCCCAATAGTTTAGCTACCTGAGAAGGATAGGGATGTAAAAAATTCAGGAACACATCAGGCTTAAAACGCAATGAAATTCTTAATAATTTAAAATTTGCATAGAGTAAATAGGTAAACTTCCCAAACTTACCCTCTTTACCCTTCCCACGATTGATATAGGGTATTTGATAATGATCGAGTAACTGATGTTCAATTTCTTTATTTCTTGACACAAAGAGGATACTGTGCCCTTTACCTGTCATAATTTTATAAAAATTCCTGAAATAATGAACATGAGCGGGATGATTGATGTCAATTAAAATTCGCATGTGAAATGGGTTGGTGAAGAAGAAACAATTTTAATTCTCTTTATGAGGTTATTCTTTTTTTAATTTGTCGCAATTTAAAAATAAGTCATAAAGTTTCACAAAATAACGAGTTGTCTTTCTTGTATTGTTCTATGTTTCGATCGCACAAGAAATTTTTTGACTTATTGCCCAAGAAAATTCAAGGGGATTCACATGAATCCCCTTGAATGGTTCAATTAATCTGTCTTTTTATCTATTGGGGAGTCGATGGTCACCTGACTGATACTGCTGATGATGACTCCTGCTGTCAGTAGATGTACAGCAACTGTTGTTAGGACAGTAGGAACTGAAACAGGAGCCGTGAGGATTGCTCCTCCTACTCCTGCTAAGATCATCCCCAATTGACCTAGCTTTTGAAAGAACGGCGGGGTAGGCTTTTGCCACCTTGTCCTGAGTTCTGATAACATTTTATTTACTTCCATATCATTTTTTGGTTTAGGATTTTGAAATTTTAAGTTCTAACTCCGTTTGTTTGGCTTTTAAACCAATACAGAGTGCTCTCAGGTCGCCGTAATCTTTTTTCAGATCTCGGATATCCTGAACCAATAGCTTTAGAAAGTAGGCGATGATGGAGAGGAGGAGTGACATCACTCCTCCCAATCCGAAGACCAATAAACTAATCTGCCAGTCCATCACTTGCAAAGCATTGTTGCATTCCCCTACTAATCTCAAGCCATACCTGATCGCCCGAAGCAAAACTAGCTTCCAATTTTTCCATAAATTTTAAGGTGGCTAGTTTGGAGAATTTAGCCTCATGATTCCAATAAAGCACTGGAGCTATGCTCTTTTTGGGCATAATTTTTCCATTCTTTAAAGGTCTGAACCTAAACTTCTCTGGCCCTGGGCAATAGATTTCTATATACCAACCTATTTTCTCGCAGTAGCGAAGGAGCAACTGGTATTTTCCCTCCTTCAACCAAGGAGCTTTGAAGGCTTGGGGATTTTCCAAAGTTTTGGAAATAGTCTTCCCATTCATTTTAATTAGCCCAAGCGTTCTATTCTCCTCATATTGCCTGAAGAGCTGCAAAATCATGGCTTAACTATTTTCTGCCAGAATAATGGATGCCGCATTATGCGCCCCATTGCTCAAGGCATAATGCTGTCCATTGACCAACTGTAAGAACTCTATTCCTAGGAGAAAAACCTTGTGCGGATTTACCAAGGTGGCTTTGTCAACGCTCAAGCTAATTTCGGTGGTCAGACCAGCAACAGGTATCTCTTCGGAACTATCCATCAGGAAGTTTCTCTCTAAGGATAAGAAGTCCACTGATGCACCAACAGCAAATACTCTGAAATGTGTGGCTCCTTCAGGAATCCATACGAAGTCCGATGGTTGAAATGGCGGAATAGAAATTTGCCACTCAGTTTCGGAATTGTTGTAGGTGATTTCAGGCTTAAGAACAGATGCCAAATTAGCTCTGACATTCATGTCCAATCCTTGCATTAATTGCCAATCACCTTCTGAGACCTGGCGCTCACCTCTAATATTAACCGGGTCGGTTCTCAGGATTTCGAGCATTCTTCTTACCATACGCTGATGCAATCGTGGATCGGAGATTTTAATCAATGCCGGTCTGATTGTGTCTTTTAGTAATTTGACAGCAGCAGCATTGATTGTAAATTCAGCGATGTTCTCACGCGTTCTCGCATACCGTGGGTCAGACATGATTCTTGACCTGCTTACGCCTCCTTTTTCTCTGGCTTGATAACCATCGCGGTTCTTGAAGAAATTCAATCTTCCAACATTACCGCTTAGTGTAATGATACTCGTTTGTTTTGCCATTTTTGCTTTGGTTTAAAGTAAAACATAGTCAAATATGGCTGATGATGAGAAGGTTAAGAAATGAATGTGCGGATCGTGCGGATTTTGCGGAAGTTGCGGAAAAAATAGTGAACAGTGAGTAGTGAGCAGTGAATAGTGGGGAATGAGGAATGAGGATTGAGGAATTTGGAATGAGGGGGTTCTTTTGGACCAGCGAGGGTTGTGTGGAGTGTTAAGTGTTCAATGTGGGATGCGTCCGCTGTCTCCTGATAAGCCTGAAGGGCTTAAATCACTATTAACCCCGGGTAAGGTGTTACAGTAATTGTTTTGTGTTCTGACATCTTTTCACACCGCAACCCGGGGAGAGGAATCGTCTTCAGAAGCCAGAGGCTCGCAGGGTAATTGTGGTCGAGCCATCCCCGTCATACGAGCCGATATGAGGATAATTTTCTTTGGATCGTCTGGCTGTATGGGATTTGAAATCCTCTAGATGAATTAGTTTTTTTGGGGATTTATTAGCTCAATTTGAACCAAAATGATTAATGCAATTTGCTTTCATTGTCGTTACTTTTGTCATTGCCACAAAAGTAACCAAAAAGGCTAGTCAGAAAAATCCTTCTCCCCGCAGGGCCCACGCCGGCCTGTCTGCCTATAAAATAACACTTTTCGATCTGCATCGACAGGCAGGCCCGGTTTTCTGACCTCCTCCCCGCAGCAGTATAACCAGCGGAGGTGAATAGTGAGTAGTGAGCAGTGAACAGTGGGGAATGTGGAATGAAGAATGATGAATTTAGAATGAATGATGTGAGATCCTAAAGACCAGCCAGGGTTGTTTGGATTGTTAAGTGTTCAGGGTAAATGGTTAAGTGTGGGGGGCGCTACATATTAACATTTAACTTTTAACATTGAACGTTCCTGTATGGCTGTTAAGTGTTTAATGTGGGATGCGTCCGCTGTCTCCTGATAAGCCTGAAGGGCTTAAACCATTATTAACCCCGGGTAAGGTGTTACAGTAATTGTTTTATGTACTGACATCTTTTCACACCGCAACCCGGGGAGAGGAATCGTCTTCAGAAGCCAGAGGCTCGCAGGGTATTTGTGGTCGAGCCATCCCCGTCATACGAGCCGATATGAGGATAATTTTTCTTTAGATCACTGGAATGGAGAATTGCGGTTTTTTAGGAAAATTGGGTTTGATGGGAATTTATAAGCCGAATTTTGAACCTAAATCATTGATGCTCTTTGCCTTCATTGTCGTTACTTTTGTCATGCCACAAAAGTAACCAAAAAGGCTAGTCAGAAAAATCCTTCCCCCCGCAGGGCCCATGCCGGCCAGGTTTTCTGACCTCCCCCCCGCCAGTACTGCCAGCGGAGGGGAATAGTGAGCAGTGAATAGTTAAAAGTGATAATTTTAAAAATTGTACTTTTTCAATATACTATGAATAATTATATGGTTTCTTGGTTTTTCGCCAAAAGTCGGCGAATGGTCGGGAGGCATACGGGACATGGTCGGAACACGGTCGGAACATATACGGCTAAAAACAAAGAATTTGGAGCGATAATTATGATTATTTCTGTAGTTTTATAAATTTTTAAAGACATCTTAAATATTAAAAATTAGCATTATTTGATGATAATTAACCCACATTTAATCATTGCTCTAGTGAAATCAAGACCCCTCAATATAGGGGTCAATGTCTTCTAACGGAATACCAGAGAATTGGGAAAACTCTCTGATGGTTACAAATTGATGGGGTTCTTTTTTGAAATACATGCGTACCTTTTGCAAGAGATTCTGGGAATACCTCTCCGACTTCGAAGTCATCCGCTGGATGTCTTGGGGATATATTACGCACCTTTTCTTTTGCATGACTTAGGCAATAGTAATTTTAACTTGTTTGCTTGATGCAATTGGAAATGAGTATTAGAGGATGTGGTAGGATTTAGATTTTAGATTTTAGATCTTTTGTTTTTGTTTTTTTAGTTATGTTGGATTTTGAATAAGCGCAATTTAAGGATTCAAAGAAAGTTTCCTTGACCAATACGTATGACGTAAGATTTTCTTTTAATAAAGCCTTGAGATAATCAATTGCCTTAAAGATTTCTTGATACTAAAGGCTGGTCAATTATGTTGGCTTCTCTAGAACATAAGAGCTAACCAAGTGTTGATTCAAAAAAGGGCGTGTGTTCAAAAAAGGGGGTACAGCAAGGTAATTATTGGGCAATTAAAAATCTATATATCGTTTAGTATCAAATATAGACCATTCAACAGCTCCAGCGATTTGGTACTTGATATTTTTCATGAGGAGCATTTTATCCTGAGTTTTAAGGGTGTATGCTTCGCTCAATTGTCTATCTATTTCCAAAAACTTTTTCAAATCTTCGCTATGCTCTATGATAACAGCATTGATTGCCTCTTCTTCTGTTAAGTTTTGATGAATCTGTAAGAGCGATAGTAAGTTATGATAATCGTTTAGCTGTTTTTCTTTTTGGTATGAAAGTAAGTCATTGGATTTGAAAATTAGATTAGAGGCTGCCCTCTTATAATTTGCCAAACTATTCCAATGCTTATACACTCCAGGTGCAACGTCTTCCAATACAAATCGGGAAAAATCCAGTGCCAAGTTTCCACCAGAAAAAAATGGTCTTTTCTTAGCATACTCTGCTATGCTAGGAATGGATCCCTTATCCAGATTTTTTGCTTCCCATCTATTCGCAAGGGCATATTGGTATAAAGACTCTTTGAAAATCTCTGTGAATTTTTCAGATGCAAGTGATGTGAATTCATCCCAGAGATTCCCAAAAGCATTCCAAAAGAGTGCTATTTTCCCTGAACCTCTTGGGGTTTTATTTTTACAAACAATCGAATTGACACCAAGCACTATTTTTTCCCAAAATTTCTCTTTTTGTCCTTTTGGAAGTTTATCTGTAAAGTCATCCATAAAGAAAAGCCAGACAAAAAACTTCCCTATCCAAATTGCTTTTTCTAGGGATGCATCCGGGTATAGTCTACATGAAAGGTATGGCATTTTCATCCTGTCAAATATCAGTCGTGTTTTGGTATTAAAGAATAGTTTGTGCTGAATCGCCCATTCCAATGCAAAAGAATGTACATGGTCTACTTGAGGATGACACTCTGAGGAAAACGGGTAATTGAAGATATTTTCTTCTAACGCTTTGACTGAGAAGGATTTTCTGCTTCGAAAGAGTTGACTACTGAATCTACTAAGGGTTCGTCGATTGACCTGAAGCAGTGAGGCAGTCTCGAAAGAATTGAATACTTTAAAAAAGTGGTGGTGATCTTTTTTAATGAGCGGAAGAGCTTTGGAGTAATGCATTTGTGAAATCCTCATCCATTTTTGATTAGACCCTTTTGCTGATTGGATGAGTGCCTGGGAGAAAGCTTTCAACTGAGTTAAGTTATTTAAAATTGAAGATTCTGCCCTTCTGGACACCTTGATTAATTTTGCATTTTCTTTGACAATCAAATAGTTGTCGCTAGGGGATTTTGAAAAATAGGCATCCATATCGAAGGCTACTTCTTTTCGAAAGAATGGTCTGATTAAACGTTTTTGTGGACAGTACAGGGCGAGCGTTCCTTCCATTACCAAATAAGCCTGATCTTCGTTTTCTCCAGGCTTCCTTAAAACAGTACCTTTTTTTAGTTTTTCGGCCTCTAGATATTCAACGAGGGCAATCACATCTTTCAATTGGATAGACATGATTTCGTCTAAAAAAGATTTGAGTGAAATTGGGTCAATGATCATTTTCATAGCTTCCTTTAGTTATCTCCAACAAACATTAATCACACAATAAAAATCGTCAACTAGGTCCATTTTTAGGCAGTTGAACCAATTATTCAACCTGAAGGAGACCTCTTCTCTAATTAACGATTAAGTTAAATTTAAAGAACCAACTAATTAATAAGCAAGTAAAAGATTAAAAAAAAATTCAAAATGATGAAAAATGAGACATAAAACTTAGATTTTATCATATCACCTACTCGGGAAATAATTTTTATTCATCAATTCCCTATACAAGTGTTGTCTAGAAACTCCTATGTATTTTGCTAAATCCTTGAACTTGGATTCAATGATTAAATCAGGGTTTCTAGTCTCCAATAACCTGAGCTTGTCTGGAAGGCCCCGTTTATTTATTTCCGCAAAGGTTTCTAGTCGCTCAAATTCAAGTTTGTAGAGATGGCTAGTAATTTTTTTGAAATACGCTGGATGGGGTATTAGTGCATTTTTAAACGTTTCACATGATATAGAAATCAGTTCAATATCACTCAGTGCAAACCAATTTAATGTTGGCATCATAGCTCCTACTATTTCCTGGTAATCTCCAAAGACCTCTTCTGAGTGGATGAGGTATGTCCAATCTCCTTTGACACTTTTATCTTTTGTGCCTATTACTAAGCCTTGATTCAAAAAGAATAGAGATTCCTTTCCTTGTGGTGTTTTAATGAGGCTGTTCTTTCGAAAGTGGTGATGATTGGACTGTTTGACCATGTCGAAGTAAATCTCTTGGAAAAAGAGGTCATTTGCCAGGGCATATTTCTTAATTTGAAGCAATCGTTTGTAGTTGTTCATTTTGTAAGTAGTTGATTTGAAGCCCAATGAAAAGTAAACTTGTTTCAATTACCAAATTTTTGTTGGGTCAAGTTTTGAAATGCTTAAAAATTGGGACTTTTTCGTTGGGAAATTGGGAATGGGTAGTGAATAGTAGAAAGAGAGTAGTGGGCAGTGAACAGTTGGCAATGTGGAATGGAGAATGAGGAATTTGGAATGAAAGGGGATTCTTGGGAACTAACGATTGGGGTAAAAGTATATAAGGAACCACGAATTATGCGAATTGAACGAATTTCTTTTTTTCAATTTTTACTCGCATAGCTCGTAATTGCACGAAGTCCTTCAAAAAACATTTTTCTGCTGATTTTCAGGCTGTCCGAGATTTGCAATCTTGGTCAGTAGATAATGAGGATTTGCAATCCTCTAGGGAAATTAGTTTTTTCTGGGGTGAGAATTTCTTGATTTTTGGAATCTATATGCTGCAAAATAAACTAAAATCATTGATGCTATTTGCCCTCATTGTCGTTACTTTTTGCATTGCCCTTTTTGAATTAGAAATTAAGAATGGAGAATTAGGAATGAAAGAGAGTATAATGGACCTTCGGGGGTGGTTATTTTTGTTAATTGTTAAAATGCAGGGGCATTTACATATTATCTCTATCCAGTAATTATTAATCTGCGGATTTTTCTGCGCTTTCTGTGTTTTCTGCGAGAGACTTTCGGTTTTTCTGACGTCCCACCCGCACGTACTACCAGCGGTAAGTGAACAGTTGGGAATGAGGAATTTGGAATGAAGAATGAACGAGGGTTATAAAAAAAGAGAGGGTCGTTTTTAAATCGTTTACTGTTAAATATATTGAATTTTAAGAGTGAATGGCATAGCCATGATTGACATATCAGCCTCGGGTTTCAATCCGAGGAAGGAGGTTACACCCCTAATCCAGAGGCTCGCACGATGATTGCCTTCGAGCAGAAAGGCGCTTTCCGAGCCAATACGGACGTGATTGTCTTTTAAATGTAATTACTGGAATTTGATTTTTTTATATTTATAAGTTTTGGGTGGAGGTAAATGCTTTTGAGATTTTTACCTACATGTTCGTTACTTTTTGCATTGCCCAAAAAGTAACCAAAAACGCTAGTCAGAAAAATCCTTCTCCCCGCAGGGCCCACGCAGGCCTGTCTGCCTATAAAATAACACTTTTCGATCTGCATTGACAGGCAGGCCTGTCTGCCGTGAATACCTAGAGTATAAATATATCATCGACAGGCAGGCCTGTCTGCCTACAAAATAACACTTTTCGATTTGCATCGACAGGCAGGCCCGGTTTTCTGACCTCCTGCCCGCAAGTGACACCACCGGTTGGTTGTTAAAAATCTATCTCAAAAATCTCCATAAGCCTGAAGGGCTTAAATCTCTAATAACCCTGGGTAAGGTATTAAAGTAATTATTTTATGCACTGACATCTCCTCACACCGTAACCCAGGGACAGGAATTGCCTCTAAGATCCAGAGGCTCGCAGGATGATTGCATTCGTGCTAAAATGCGCTTTCCGAGCCGATATGGACGTGATTGTCTTTTAAATGTAATTACTGGAATTTGATTTTTTTATATTTATAAGTTTTGGGTGGAGGTAAATGCTTTTGAGATTTTTACCTACATGTTCGTTACTTTTTGCATTGCCCAAAAAGTAACCAAAAACACTAGTCAGAAAAATCCTTCTCCCCGCAGGGCCCACGCAGGCCCGGTTTTCTGACCTCCTGCCCGCAAGTGACACCACCGGTTGGTTGTTAAAAATCTATCTCAAAAATCTCCATAAGCCTGAAGGGCTTAAATCTCTAATAACCCTGGGTAAGGTGTTATAGTAATTATTTTATGCACTGACATCTCCTCACACCGCAACCCAGGGACAGGAATCGCCTCTAAGATCCAGAGGCTCGCACGATGATTGCATTCGTGCTAAAAAGCGCTTTCCGAGCCGATAGGACGATAATTGTCTTTAGATCTGACCTGAAAACCTAGATTTTTCTTTTGTAAGGAAATTGATATTTATAAAGACTAATTGGTAACTAGAATATTGCTGCTATTTACTCTTATGGTCGTTACTTTTTGCATTGCCCAAAAAGTAACCAAAAAGGTTAGTCAGAAAAATCCTTCCTCGCTCTAGGCCACCGCTGGCCTGTCTGCCTATAAAATAACACTTTTCGATCTGCATTGACAGGCAGGCCTGTCTGCCGTGAATACCTAGAGTATAAATATATCATCGACAGGCAGGCCTGGTTTTCTGACCACCTCCCCGCCAGTACTGCAAGCGGCTAATGGTAAATGAAACGTGAACGTGATTTTTAATCCTAATAAATCTAAAATCTACCCT encodes:
- a CDS encoding DUF354 domain-containing protein; its protein translation is MRILIDINHPAHVHYFRNFYKIMTGKGHSILFVSRNKEIEHQLLDHYQIPYINRGKGKEGKFGKFTYLLYANFKLLRISLRFKPDVFLNFLHPYPSQVAKLLGKPSLVFSDTEHAKLHHQLTVPYATHIFTPSCYRNDLGEKQIRFNSFMELSYLHPNYFHPQEDILDILGVKKNEPYVIVRFVSWAAAHDFGHTGMSLDNKVHAIESMAKYARVFISSEKQLPDSLQKYQISIPKNKMHDALYFSTLLFGESATMASEAAVLGTSAIFLDNDGRGYTDELESKYQMVFNFTESENDQKKAIKKAVELLQNTDLKKENTLKRERILREKLDTTAFMVTTVENFIK
- a CDS encoding DUF5675 family protein — its product is MILQLFRQYEENRTLGLIKMNGKTISKTLENPQAFKAPWLKEGKYQLLLRYCEKIGWYIEIYCPGPEKFRFRPLKNGKIMPKKSIAPVLYWNHEAKFSKLATLKFMEKLEASFASGDQVWLEISRGMQQCFASDGLAD
- a CDS encoding terpene synthase family protein, encoding MKMIIDPISLKSFLDEIMSIQLKDVIALVEYLEAEKLKKGTVLRKPGENEDQAYLVMEGTLALYCPQKRLIRPFFRKEVAFDMDAYFSKSPSDNYLIVKENAKLIKVSRRAESSILNNLTQLKAFSQALIQSAKGSNQKWMRISQMHYSKALPLIKKDHHHFFKVFNSFETASLLQVNRRTLSRFSSQLFRSRKSFSVKALEENIFNYPFSSECHPQVDHVHSFALEWAIQHKLFFNTKTRLIFDRMKMPYLSCRLYPDASLEKAIWIGKFFVWLFFMDDFTDKLPKGQKEKFWEKIVLGVNSIVCKNKTPRGSGKIALFWNAFGNLWDEFTSLASEKFTEIFKESLYQYALANRWEAKNLDKGSIPSIAEYAKKRPFFSGGNLALDFSRFVLEDVAPGVYKHWNSLANYKRAASNLIFKSNDLLSYQKEKQLNDYHNLLSLLQIHQNLTEEEAINAVIIEHSEDLKKFLEIDRQLSEAYTLKTQDKMLLMKNIKYQIAGAVEWSIFDTKRYIDF
- a CDS encoding cyclic nucleotide-binding domain-containing protein; its protein translation is MNNYKRLLQIKKYALANDLFFQEIYFDMVKQSNHHHFRKNSLIKTPQGKESLFFLNQGLVIGTKDKSVKGDWTYLIHSEEVFGDYQEIVGAMMPTLNWFALSDIELISISCETFKNALIPHPAYFKKITSHLYKLEFERLETFAEINKRGLPDKLRLLETRNPDLIIESKFKDLAKYIGVSRQHLYRELMNKNYFPSR